The DNA sequence GCACGGGGCTGGCGGCCGCCAAGGCCGTGGCCGAAGGGACGCCCGCGCTCCTCCCGGAAGGAACCTCGGGGCAGTTGCTCGCGGACGCGGTTCGCAGAATCGCCGATTCCGCGACCGAGGCGAAGGAGACGGCCGCGGCGGAGGAAGACCCGGCCTGAGGGCCTGACGCGCGGAGGAGCTGGAGGGCCGGAGCCGACTACCGGCTTCCCGTGGAATCGTCCGGCTCCTCGGCGCCGACATCGTCCGCGAAGCGGTACAGGATCTCACCCTCGCGAATCATCCCGTGACGCTCGCGCACGAGGCGCTCCAGCGTCAGCGGATCGTTTCTCAGCGAGTCGGCGCGGGCCGTGAGCGAATCCACCTCCGCCCGCAGCAGATCGAGGGCACGCTGTTCCTGCCTCACCTGCGAGCGCGCGGATCCCAGCTCGATCATGGAGTGTTCGCCGCCGAAGACCGCGTAGTAGACGGCGGCTCCCGCGATGACCGGCAGGACCAGCTTCCTCAGGATGCCCAGAGCGCCCTCCCCGGATAGGATCCCGCGGCTCCCAGTTCCTCCTCGATGCGCAGCAGGCGGTTGTACTTGGCCACCCGGTCGCTTCGGCTGGCGCTTCCCGTCTTGATCTGTCCGGTTGCGCGCGCGACGGCCAGGTCGGCGATGAACGTGTCCTCCGTCTCGCCCGAGCGATGTGAGATCACGCACCGGTAGCCCGAGGCGCGAGCCAGGTCGATGGCGTCCATGGTTTCCGTCAGCGTGCCGATCTGGTTCACCTTGATGAGGATGGCGTTCGCAACTCCCTCGCGGATCCCCCGCCGCAGCCGCTCGCTGCTGGTGACGAAGAGGTCGTCGCCGACCAGCTGCGCGCGTTCTCCGATGGCCCTGGTCAATACCCCCCATCCCCCCCAGTCGTTCTCACCCAGCGCGTCCTCGAGCGAAGCAATGGGGTAGCGGCGGGTCCAGTCGTCCCAGAACGCCACCATCGCCTCCCGGCCGAGGCGGCCGCCGCCGGAGCCCTGCAGGACGTAGTCGTCACCTCGGAGGAATTCGCTGGCGGCGGCGTCGATGGCGAGGACGACCTCGTCGCCGGGCCGGTAACCGGCGCGCTCGATGGCCGTGAGCACCACCTCGATCGCTTCCTCGTTTCCGCCCAGATCGGGAGCAAAACCGCCCTCGTCGCCCACGGCGGTGTTGCGGCCGGCTTCGGAGAGCACGTCGCGGAGGGCGTGGAAGATCTCCGTGCCCACGCGCAGCCCCTCGGAGAAGGTGTCGGCGCCCACCGGCATGACCATGAATTCCTGGATGTCGACGTTGTTGGGCGCATGGGCGCCGCCGTTCAGGATGTTCATCATGGGGACCGGAAGGACGGTGGCCGCCTCGCCGCCCAGGTAGCGGTAGAGGGGCTGCCCGGCCTCGAGGGCGGCCGCGCGCGCCGTCGCCAGCGACACGCTCAGGATCGCGTTCGCCCCGAGCCGGCCCTTGTTGGGGGTGCCGTCGAGCTCCACGAGCGCGCGGTCCAGGGAGCGCTGCTCGCGGGCCTCCCTCCCGACCACGGCGCCGCGGATTTCGCCGTTGACGTGAGCCACCGCGCGGCGCACGCCCTTGCCGCGGTAGCGGATCGGGTCTCCGTCCCGCAGTTCCACCGCCTCGTGCTCGCCGGTGGAGGCCCCGCTGGGGACCGCCGCGGTCGCGCGCGCGCCGGTCGCCAGGGTCACCTCGGCTTCCACCGTCGGGGTTCCGCGGGAGTCGAGGATCTCCCTCCCCTTCACTTCCGTGATCGCGGACACGGCTGCTCCTCCTTGACGTCGGGCCCGGTTGCCGGGGCGGCGGGGGCGAGTGGCAACGCGAGCGCCCCGTTGGCCTGCCCTGGTGACGGTCCGGACATGAGATCTGCGACCGCCTGGCGCGCGCGGTCGCGCAGCGCGTTTCGATCCGACGCCGTCAGATCGCCCACCTCGATGGGTTCGCCGACCCGCACCTCGATCTCACCCGATCGAATCGCGTAGCTGTGTTTGGGCATCACGGCGCGGCTCCCCACGACCGCAACCGGCAGAACCGGCGTCCGCGTCTCGAGGGCCAGCACGAAGGCGCCCTTCTTGAAGGGCTGGAGCTCCCCGGTGGGCGACCGCGTGCCTTCCGCGAACATGACGACGTGAAGGGTGCGCTCGCGCAGCCGCCGGGCCGCCCGTTGCAGCGACTCGATCGCGCTGTGGCGGTTGCGGCGGTCGATGGCGATATGGCCGCAGCGCAGAATCGCCTTGCCGAAGACCGGGACCGAGCGCAGCTCCTCTTTGGCCACGAAGCGCAGGGAGGTGGGGAAGGTGGCGAAGAGCGCGAGGACGTCGAACCAGGATTGGTGGTTGGAAACCACGATCTGCGAGCGCCGGGGATCGACCCGGTCGAGCCCGGTCGAGGTGACGGTCACACCCGCGGCACGCAACAGGACGGCGGACCAGCCCTGCGCCCAGTGTCCGCACCGCCGGTGGCGCCAGGCGGGGACCACGGAGGTGAACAGAATGATCGCGGCGTAGTAGCCCGTCGTCGCGATCGCCGCCAGCGCCACCCATCCCGTCCGAAGCATCCGCACTCCCGATCCGCCTTACCGGTTCTCCGGGCGCCCGACGTCGGCCGCGCCGGATGGCGGCGCGCGAAAGTGGTCGAAGCCCACGGATCCGGGGTCGAACTCGTCCGCGCCGTCGCCCTCAAGTCTAACGCCCGCGCCGTCGGCGACAATTCCGACGCGCGTGAGGGATATCCCGAACCTGTGATGGAAGTCGGCCGCGACCGATGCCGCGGACCCTTGCCGCGCGGTGAAGGCGAGTTCGTAGTCCTCGCCTCCCGCAAGCGCGAGAGGCAGCGCGCTGCGGCGCGACCCGGCGGCGGCGACGGCTCCGGGGGCGACGGGGACGAGGGCCGCGTCCAGGACGATGGCAACTCCGCTCGCCGCGGCGACGTGGCCCATGTCTCCCAAAAGGCCATCCGAGAGGTCGATGAGGGCGGTCACCCGGATGCGCTCGGCGAGCCAGCGAGCCTCTTCGAGGCGCGCGGCGGGTGCGGCGAAAGCCTCCCGCGCCGATGGACCGGGCTCGCGTCCGCCCTGCCAGTCGCGCACGGCGGCGGCGCTCGCGCCCAGCACGCCCGTCACCCAGACCTCGTCGCCCGCGCCGGCCCCGCTCCGCAGGATCGGGCGATGCGCGCGTCCCAGTGCGACCACGTTGACGACCAGCCGACCCGGAGAGCGGGTGAGGTCGCCCCCCACAAGCGCGCAACCTGCACGTTCGCACGCTCGCCGGATGCCGGGCCGAAGGCCCGCCGCGATGCGTGAGGCATCCGCG is a window from the Gammaproteobacteria bacterium genome containing:
- a CDS encoding septum formation initiator family protein, with product MLSGEGALGILRKLVLPVIAGAAVYYAVFGGEHSMIELGSARSQVRQEQRALDLLRAEVDSLTARADSLRNDPLTLERLVRERHGMIREGEILYRFADDVGAEEPDDSTGSR
- the eno gene encoding phosphopyruvate hydratase encodes the protein MSAITEVKGREILDSRGTPTVEAEVTLATGARATAAVPSGASTGEHEAVELRDGDPIRYRGKGVRRAVAHVNGEIRGAVVGREAREQRSLDRALVELDGTPNKGRLGANAILSVSLATARAAALEAGQPLYRYLGGEAATVLPVPMMNILNGGAHAPNNVDIQEFMVMPVGADTFSEGLRVGTEIFHALRDVLSEAGRNTAVGDEGGFAPDLGGNEEAIEVVLTAIERAGYRPGDEVVLAIDAAASEFLRGDDYVLQGSGGGRLGREAMVAFWDDWTRRYPIASLEDALGENDWGGWGVLTRAIGERAQLVGDDLFVTSSERLRRGIREGVANAILIKVNQIGTLTETMDAIDLARASGYRCVISHRSGETEDTFIADLAVARATGQIKTGSASRSDRVAKYNRLLRIEEELGAAGSYPGRALWAS
- a CDS encoding lysophospholipid acyltransferase family protein — translated: MLRTGWVALAAIATTGYYAAIILFTSVVPAWRHRRCGHWAQGWSAVLLRAAGVTVTSTGLDRVDPRRSQIVVSNHQSWFDVLALFATFPTSLRFVAKEELRSVPVFGKAILRCGHIAIDRRNRHSAIESLQRAARRLRERTLHVVMFAEGTRSPTGELQPFKKGAFVLALETRTPVLPVAVVGSRAVMPKHSYAIRSGEIEVRVGEPIEVGDLTASDRNALRDRARQAVADLMSGPSPGQANGALALPLAPAAPATGPDVKEEQPCPRSRK
- the thiL gene encoding thiamine-phosphate kinase, coding for MSSLGPGGEFDLIRSFQAAGPPPGAEVLVGSGDDCAVLESGWVVSTDAFLEDVHFRRSWISFDEAGYRAVTAALSDVAAMAARPVGVLVALGLPHADASRIAAGLRPGIRRACERAGCALVGGDLTRSPGRLVVNVVALGRAHRPILRSGAGAGDEVWVTGVLGASAAAVRDWQGGREPGPSAREAFAAPAARLEEARWLAERIRVTALIDLSDGLLGDMGHVAAASGVAIVLDAALVPVAPGAVAAAGSRRSALPLALAGGEDYELAFTARQGSAASVAADFHHRFGISLTRVGIVADGAGVRLEGDGADEFDPGSVGFDHFRAPPSGAADVGRPENR